In a single window of the Leisingera daeponensis DSM 23529 genome:
- a CDS encoding LuxR family transcriptional regulator, which yields MKLKDYLNFLCGAQSTEELWCEHVKQMAAFGFDRLIYGHTRFRTETSLGDPEDFVILSNHPNEYLNGFLKEGLYLSAPMLRWALENEGAGSWRIVEDMAATGTLTPEARKVHEFNQKLDMTAGYTISFHSVSNRYKGAISLAAEPGMSQDDVDMLWAERGEDIVLMNNVAHLKILTLPYASPKRSLTKRQREVLQWVGDGKTTQDIALLMGLTPATIEKHLRLARESLAVETTAQAVLKAALHNQMYVVDA from the coding sequence ATGAAGTTAAAGGATTATCTGAACTTCCTGTGCGGCGCCCAGAGCACCGAGGAGCTGTGGTGCGAGCATGTGAAGCAAATGGCCGCCTTCGGATTTGACCGGCTGATTTACGGGCACACCCGTTTCAGGACGGAGACCTCGCTGGGCGACCCGGAAGATTTCGTCATCCTGTCCAACCATCCGAACGAGTACCTGAACGGGTTTCTGAAAGAGGGGCTGTATTTGTCGGCGCCGATGCTCCGCTGGGCGCTGGAAAACGAAGGCGCCGGCAGCTGGCGCATTGTCGAGGACATGGCCGCCACCGGCACGCTGACGCCAGAGGCCAGAAAGGTGCATGAATTCAATCAGAAGCTGGACATGACGGCCGGCTATACGATCAGCTTTCATTCCGTGTCGAACCGGTACAAGGGCGCGATCTCGCTGGCCGCCGAACCTGGCATGAGCCAGGACGACGTCGACATGCTGTGGGCGGAGCGCGGCGAGGATATCGTGCTGATGAACAACGTGGCGCACCTGAAGATCCTCACCCTGCCCTATGCTTCGCCCAAACGCAGCCTGACCAAGCGGCAGCGCGAGGTTCTGCAATGGGTCGGCGACGGCAAGACCACGCAGGATATCGCGCTCTTGATGGGGCTTACTCCCGCCACGATTGAAAAACACCTGCGTCTTGCCCGGGAGTCGCTGGCTGTGGAGACCACGGCACAGGCTGTTCTGAAGGCCGCGCTGCACAATCAGATGTACGTCGTTGACGCCTGA
- the aroQ gene encoding type II 3-dehydroquinate dehydratase, with protein sequence MASILVLNGPNLNLLGTRQPKVYGSVTLAMVEQECKAHGATLGFDVECLQSNHEGALIDAIHAAKGVHQGIILNAGAYTHTSIALMDALISVEIPAVEVHLSNIHAREPFRHTSYIAKAALGQICGFGAKGYLLALDALAAHLDEAAPS encoded by the coding sequence ATGGCGAGTATTCTGGTGTTGAACGGACCCAATCTGAACCTGCTCGGCACCCGGCAGCCGAAGGTCTACGGTTCTGTCACGTTGGCGATGGTAGAGCAGGAATGCAAAGCGCATGGCGCGACGCTGGGCTTTGACGTTGAATGCCTGCAATCCAATCACGAGGGCGCGCTTATCGACGCTATCCACGCCGCCAAAGGCGTGCATCAGGGGATTATCCTGAATGCCGGGGCCTATACCCATACTTCCATCGCGCTGATGGACGCCTTGATTTCCGTGGAAATCCCGGCGGTTGAAGTGCATCTTTCAAACATCCACGCGCGCGAGCCGTTCCGCCACACCTCCTATATCGCGAAGGCGGCGCTGGGTCAGATCTGCGGCTTTGGCGCAAAGGGCTACCTGCTGGCGCTGGATGCCCTGGCAGCGCATCTGGATGAGGCTGCACCGTCATGA
- a CDS encoding serine hydrolase domain-containing protein, producing MQADRFSRIRSWQQRYVNERKYPGSALLVKRGGEEIFFHAAGLRNIEEELPFSRDTLVRLYSMTKPVTSLAMMILLERGLFHLDAPVSDFLPEFSNMQALVPGASAISETEPCPVPTLHQLLTHTSGLSYAFNPGLVPEAMEAAELQFKPDQGGLAPMVSRLAELPLAFQPGTRWEYSVATDVLGRVVEVVSGMPLGKFFAEEIFEPLGMRETGFQVPAGAGNRFASLYTPLAGDAMALNSAETGAEPLRLTDSWQTSPFQQADMHSGGGGLVGTLDDYMAFAEMLRHRGRCGDGFIISPQTTDFMMQNHLPGEIASMGPQSFAEQPMEGMGFGLGGAVVLNPARARCPGSVGDFSWGGIASTFFWIDRKLDLSVVFLTQLAPSSSYPSRPELKALVHGALTA from the coding sequence ATGCAGGCTGACCGGTTCAGCAGGATTAGGTCCTGGCAGCAACGCTATGTGAATGAACGGAAATATCCCGGAAGTGCGCTGCTGGTAAAGCGCGGCGGCGAGGAGATTTTCTTTCACGCCGCAGGCTTGCGCAACATCGAAGAGGAGCTGCCGTTCAGCCGCGACACGCTGGTGCGGCTTTATTCGATGACCAAGCCGGTGACCTCGCTGGCGATGATGATCCTGCTGGAACGCGGGCTGTTCCACCTGGATGCGCCGGTCAGTGATTTTCTCCCGGAATTCAGCAACATGCAGGCCCTGGTTCCGGGCGCCTCCGCGATCAGCGAGACGGAGCCGTGCCCGGTGCCAACCCTGCACCAGCTGCTGACCCATACCAGCGGGCTGAGCTACGCCTTCAACCCCGGCCTGGTGCCTGAGGCGATGGAAGCGGCGGAATTGCAGTTCAAGCCAGACCAAGGCGGATTGGCCCCGATGGTTTCCCGCCTGGCGGAGCTGCCGCTGGCCTTCCAGCCCGGGACCCGGTGGGAGTATTCAGTGGCCACCGATGTGCTGGGCCGTGTTGTCGAGGTCGTGTCCGGAATGCCTCTGGGAAAGTTTTTTGCTGAGGAAATTTTCGAACCGCTCGGGATGCGCGAAACCGGTTTTCAGGTGCCGGCCGGGGCAGGGAACCGCTTCGCCTCGCTTTATACGCCGCTGGCCGGCGATGCCATGGCGCTGAATTCTGCCGAAACCGGCGCAGAACCCCTGCGGCTGACCGACAGCTGGCAGACCTCGCCGTTTCAGCAGGCGGACATGCACTCCGGCGGCGGCGGCCTGGTCGGAACGCTGGACGACTACATGGCATTCGCCGAGATGCTGCGGCACCGCGGGCGCTGCGGCGACGGCTTTATCATCTCTCCGCAAACCACTGATTTCATGATGCAAAACCATCTTCCGGGTGAGATTGCCTCGATGGGCCCGCAAAGCTTTGCAGAACAGCCGATGGAGGGCATGGGCTTTGGGCTTGGCGGTGCGGTGGTGCTGAATCCGGCCCGCGCGCGCTGCCCGGGATCGGTGGGCGATTTCAGCTGGGGCGGCATTGCCTCGACGTTCTTCTGGATCGACCGGAAACTGGACCTGTCCGTTGTCTTCCTGACCCAGCTGGCGCCGTCCAGCTCGTACCCGTCGCGCCCGGAGCTCAAAGCCCTTGTGCACGGCGCGCTGACAGCGTGA
- a CDS encoding acyl-CoA thioesterase, with protein MTDTAKVLLDLLDLETLDTNLYRGSGSGGETPTRIYGGQVIAQALAAAYASVSGRLCHSLHAYFIRPGDPSRPVIYEVDPSRDGRSFTTRRVVAMQNGKQILNLAASFHAQEDGWQHQHPMPEVAGPESLEPRHEILLRNAFRIDPGKQAEFTRPRPFEIREVAPRDPLAPEKTSDVNHMWIRMEAAKGAGPELQHILMAYASDFGLLGSSMRPHGLTFHKPGAMTASLDHAMWFHAPVHFENWHLYTMDAPFTGNGRGFNRGAIYTEDGQLVASVAQEGLLRPLNP; from the coding sequence ATGACCGATACCGCCAAGGTGCTTCTCGATCTGCTGGATCTGGAGACATTGGACACCAACCTTTACCGCGGCTCAGGATCCGGCGGTGAAACCCCGACGCGCATCTACGGCGGCCAGGTGATCGCACAGGCGCTTGCCGCGGCGTATGCCTCTGTTTCCGGACGGTTATGCCACTCGCTTCATGCGTATTTCATCCGTCCGGGCGATCCATCCAGGCCCGTCATTTACGAGGTCGATCCGTCCCGCGACGGCCGCAGCTTCACCACGCGCCGGGTTGTCGCGATGCAAAACGGCAAGCAGATCCTGAACCTGGCGGCGTCATTCCATGCTCAGGAAGACGGCTGGCAGCACCAGCATCCGATGCCGGAAGTTGCCGGGCCCGAGAGTTTGGAGCCGCGCCATGAAATCCTGCTGCGCAATGCGTTCCGGATCGATCCCGGCAAACAGGCCGAATTCACACGCCCGCGGCCGTTTGAAATCCGCGAGGTTGCGCCGCGCGATCCGCTGGCGCCCGAAAAAACCAGTGACGTCAATCATATGTGGATCAGGATGGAGGCCGCCAAAGGCGCCGGGCCGGAACTGCAGCACATCCTGATGGCCTATGCGTCGGATTTCGGTCTGCTGGGGTCCTCGATGCGGCCGCACGGGCTGACGTTTCACAAACCCGGCGCCATGACCGCCAGCCTGGACCATGCCATGTGGTTCCACGCGCCGGTGCATTTCGAGAACTGGCATCTTTACACCATGGACGCGCCATTCACCGGCAATGGCCGCGGTTTCAACCGGGGTGCCATTTATACCGAGGACGGCCAACTGGTGGCCAGCGTCGCGCAGGAAGGCTTGCTCAGGCCGTTAAATCCTTGA
- a CDS encoding vitamin B12-dependent ribonucleotide reductase: MKIERKFTKPGQDAYADLAFVSATSEIRNPDGTIVFRLDNIEIPASWSQVASDVIAQKYFRKAGVPSRLKKVREKGVPEFLWRSVPEEGAELGGETSSKQVFDRLAGAWAYWGWKGGYFSSEEDARAYYDEMRYMLATQRSAPNSPQWFNTGLHWAYGIDGPAQGHHYVDYKTGKLTKSDSAYEHPQPHACFIQSVSDDLVKDGGIMDLWVREARLFKYGSGTGTNFSHLRAEGEPLSGGGKSSGLMGFLKIGDRAAGAIKSGGTTRRAAKMVIVDADHPDIEDFIQWKVIEEQKVASIVAGSKMHEKMLNGLFEAIRSWDGGEADAYDPAVNSALKKAIREAKKVAIPETYIKRVLDYAKQGHTAIEFPTYDTDWDSEAYSSVSGQNSNNSIRVTNAFLHAVEKNADWELINRTDGKVAKVVKARDLWEKVGHAAWACADPGIQFHDTVNEWHTCPEDGEIRGSNPCSEYMFLDDTACNLASLNLLSFLKEGLFQADEFMHSCRLWTLTLEISVMMAQFPSKEIAQRSYDFRTLGLGYANIGGLLMNMGYSYDSDEGRALCGALTALMTGVAYATSAEIAAELGAFPGYAKNADHMLRVIRNHRNAAKGNADGYEALSVKPVPLDIASCPDALLTDLAASAWDEALELGEKHGYRNAQTTVIAPTGTIGLVMDCDTTGIEPDFALVKFKKLAGGGYFKIINRSVPSALEGLGYSSAQIEEIVSYAVGHGSIGNAPAINHTSLAGHGFGPNELAKVDAALEAAFDIRFVFNQWTLGEDFCTGVLGIPGPKLNDPTFDLLRHLGFTKKDIDAANDHVCGTMTLEGAPHLKEEHYAIFDCANPCGKKGKRFLSVDSHIYMMAAAQSFISGAISKTINMPNSATIEDCQKAYELSWSLGIKANALYRDGSKLSQPLAAALVEDDDDAAEVLESGSNHEKAAVLAEKIVEKVVIKEVLKSHRTKMPQRRKGYTQKAVVGGHKVYLRTGEYEDGNLGEIFIDMHKEGAGFRAMMNNFAIAVSVGLQYGVPLEEFVDAFTFTKFEPAGMVQGNDSIKNATSILDYVFRELAVSYLDRTDLAHVKPEGATFDDLGRGEEEGVSNLSELSESAASRSLEVLKQISSTGYLRKRLPQELVVLQGGQLDAGLLGTGTDPVAALQALIPETTEAPAQTTGGMDARTKAKMQGYEGEACGECGNYTLVRNGTCMKCNTCGGTSGCS, encoded by the coding sequence ATGAAGATCGAACGGAAATTCACCAAACCCGGACAGGATGCCTATGCCGATCTGGCCTTTGTCTCGGCCACTTCGGAAATCCGCAACCCGGACGGGACGATTGTTTTCCGTCTCGACAACATTGAAATCCCCGCGTCCTGGAGCCAGGTGGCGAGCGATGTCATCGCCCAGAAGTATTTCCGCAAGGCCGGCGTGCCCTCCCGCCTGAAGAAGGTGCGCGAAAAGGGCGTGCCGGAATTCCTGTGGCGCTCTGTCCCCGAAGAGGGCGCGGAACTGGGCGGTGAAACCTCCTCCAAGCAGGTGTTCGACCGTCTGGCGGGCGCCTGGGCCTATTGGGGCTGGAAGGGCGGCTATTTCTCCTCCGAGGAGGATGCGCGCGCCTATTACGACGAGATGCGCTACATGCTGGCGACCCAGCGGTCTGCGCCGAACTCGCCCCAGTGGTTCAACACCGGCCTGCATTGGGCCTATGGCATCGACGGCCCTGCGCAGGGGCATCACTATGTCGATTACAAGACCGGCAAGCTGACCAAGTCGGACAGCGCCTATGAGCACCCCCAGCCGCACGCCTGCTTCATCCAGTCGGTCTCCGATGATCTGGTCAAGGACGGCGGCATCATGGACCTGTGGGTGCGTGAGGCGCGGCTGTTCAAATACGGCTCCGGCACCGGCACCAATTTCTCCCACCTGCGCGCCGAGGGCGAGCCGCTGTCAGGCGGCGGCAAATCCTCGGGCCTGATGGGCTTCCTCAAAATCGGCGACCGCGCGGCGGGCGCCATCAAATCAGGCGGCACAACCCGTCGGGCAGCAAAAATGGTGATCGTCGACGCCGATCACCCGGATATCGAAGACTTCATCCAGTGGAAGGTCATCGAGGAGCAAAAGGTCGCGTCCATCGTCGCGGGCTCCAAAATGCACGAGAAGATGCTGAACGGCCTTTTCGAGGCGATCCGCAGCTGGGACGGCGGGGAGGCGGATGCCTATGACCCTGCGGTCAACAGCGCGCTGAAGAAGGCGATCCGCGAAGCCAAGAAGGTGGCGATCCCGGAAACCTATATCAAGCGGGTGCTGGACTACGCCAAGCAGGGCCACACCGCGATCGAGTTTCCGACCTATGACACCGACTGGGATTCGGAAGCTTACAGCTCCGTTTCCGGGCAGAACTCCAACAACTCGATCCGGGTGACCAACGCCTTCCTGCACGCGGTCGAAAAGAACGCCGACTGGGAGCTGATCAACCGCACCGACGGCAAAGTTGCCAAGGTGGTGAAGGCCCGGGATCTGTGGGAAAAGGTCGGCCATGCGGCCTGGGCCTGCGCCGATCCGGGCATCCAGTTCCACGACACCGTGAACGAATGGCACACCTGCCCGGAAGACGGTGAAATCCGCGGTTCAAACCCTTGTTCGGAATACATGTTCCTGGACGACACCGCCTGTAACCTGGCATCGCTGAACCTGCTGAGCTTCCTGAAGGAAGGCCTGTTCCAGGCGGATGAATTCATGCATTCCTGCCGTCTGTGGACGCTGACGCTGGAAATCTCGGTGATGATGGCGCAGTTCCCGTCCAAGGAAATCGCGCAGCGGTCCTATGACTTCCGCACCCTTGGCCTGGGCTATGCCAACATCGGCGGGCTGCTGATGAACATGGGCTACAGCTATGACTCGGACGAGGGCAGGGCGCTGTGCGGTGCGCTGACCGCGCTGATGACAGGCGTCGCCTATGCCACCTCGGCCGAGATTGCGGCGGAACTGGGCGCCTTCCCGGGTTATGCGAAAAACGCAGATCACATGCTGCGGGTGATCCGCAATCACCGCAACGCTGCAAAGGGCAACGCCGACGGCTATGAGGCGCTGTCCGTGAAGCCAGTGCCGCTGGACATCGCGAGCTGCCCCGATGCGCTGCTGACCGATCTGGCCGCCAGTGCCTGGGATGAAGCGCTGGAGCTGGGCGAGAAGCACGGCTACCGCAACGCCCAGACCACGGTGATTGCGCCCACCGGCACCATCGGCCTGGTGATGGATTGCGATACCACCGGGATCGAGCCGGACTTTGCCCTGGTGAAGTTCAAGAAACTTGCGGGCGGCGGTTACTTCAAGATCATCAACCGCTCGGTGCCGTCCGCGCTGGAGGGGCTGGGCTACAGCTCTGCCCAGATCGAGGAGATCGTTTCCTACGCGGTGGGCCATGGTTCCATCGGCAATGCGCCTGCGATCAACCACACGTCGCTGGCCGGTCACGGCTTTGGCCCCAATGAGCTGGCCAAGGTGGACGCAGCACTGGAGGCGGCCTTTGACATCCGTTTCGTGTTCAACCAGTGGACCCTGGGCGAGGATTTCTGCACTGGCGTTCTGGGCATTCCGGGACCTAAGCTGAACGATCCGACCTTCGACCTGCTGCGCCACTTGGGCTTCACCAAGAAGGACATCGACGCGGCCAATGACCACGTCTGCGGCACCATGACCCTGGAGGGCGCGCCGCACCTGAAGGAAGAGCATTACGCGATCTTTGACTGCGCCAACCCGTGCGGCAAAAAAGGCAAGCGTTTCCTGAGTGTTGACAGCCATATCTACATGATGGCCGCGGCCCAGAGCTTTATCTCCGGTGCGATTTCCAAGACTATCAACATGCCGAACTCGGCCACCATCGAAGACTGCCAGAAAGCCTATGAGCTGAGCTGGAGCCTTGGCATCAAGGCGAACGCGCTGTACCGCGACGGCTCCAAACTGAGCCAGCCGCTGGCGGCGGCGCTGGTCGAGGATGACGACGACGCGGCCGAAGTGCTGGAGAGCGGGTCGAACCACGAAAAGGCCGCGGTGCTGGCTGAAAAGATCGTCGAGAAAGTGGTCATCAAGGAGGTGCTGAAGTCACACCGCACCAAGATGCCGCAGCGGCGCAAGGGCTATACCCAGAAGGCGGTTGTCGGCGGCCACAAGGTGTATTTGCGCACCGGCGAATACGAGGACGGCAACCTCGGCGAAATCTTCATCGACATGCACAAGGAAGGCGCAGGCTTCCGGGCGATGATGAACAACTTCGCCATCGCCGTGTCGGTCGGCCTGCAGTACGGCGTGCCGCTGGAGGAGTTCGTCGACGCCTTCACCTTCACCAAGTTCGAGCCCGCGGGCATGGTCCAGGGCAACGACTCGATCAAGAACGCGACCTCGATCCTCGACTACGTGTTCCGCGAACTGGCGGTTTCCTATCTCGACCGCACCGATCTGGCGCATGTGAAGCCCGAAGGCGCGACCTTCGACGATCTGGGCCGCGGCGAGGAAGAAGGCGTGTCGAACCTCTCGGAGCTGAGCGAAAGCGCGGCGTCCCGGTCGCTGGAAGTGCTGAAGCAGATCTCCTCGACCGGCTATCTGCGCAAGCGTCTGCCGCAGGAACTGGTTGTGCTGCAGGGCGGCCAGCTGGACGCGGGTTTGCTGGGCACCGGAACAGATCCCGTGGCAGCGCTGCAAGCGCTGATCCCGGAAACGACAGAAGCACCGGCGCAAACCACTGGCGGGATGGACGCGCGCACAAAGGCAAAAATGCAAGGCTACGAGGGCGAAGCCTGTGGCGAATGCGGCAACTACACGCTGGTGCGCAACGGCACCTGCATGAAATGCAACACCTGCGGGGGAACCTCCGGCTGCAGCTGA
- a CDS encoding DUF192 domain-containing protein, protein MGRRLVPLSWCAAAALWAAPALAAECAPERVELRGAWGQTAFQVEIADSEAERAQGLMFRESLPRGAGMLFVYGQPQPAAFWMKNTLIPLDIIFLDQQGRVTSVHSNAVPGDLTPIPGGDEVFAVLEINGGLARRYGISAGSQMRHEIFSGSGAVWPC, encoded by the coding sequence ATGGGGCGGCGTCTGGTTCCTTTGAGCTGGTGTGCCGCTGCAGCCTTGTGGGCCGCCCCCGCGCTTGCGGCGGAGTGCGCACCGGAGCGGGTTGAGCTTCGCGGCGCCTGGGGACAGACAGCCTTTCAGGTCGAGATTGCCGACAGCGAAGCCGAACGGGCGCAGGGCCTGATGTTCCGCGAGTCATTGCCGCGCGGGGCAGGGATGCTGTTTGTGTACGGTCAGCCGCAGCCGGCCGCGTTCTGGATGAAGAACACCCTGATCCCGCTCGACATCATTTTCCTGGATCAGCAGGGCCGGGTCACCTCGGTTCACAGCAACGCCGTGCCTGGCGACCTGACCCCGATCCCGGGCGGCGATGAGGTATTTGCGGTGCTGGAAATCAACGGCGGGCTGGCGCGCCGCTATGGCATTTCTGCTGGCAGTCAGATGCGGCACGAAATTTTTTCCGGCAGCGGCGCAGTTTGGCCCTGTTAG
- a CDS encoding cold-shock protein, translated as MAEDLSSLQQVQGLVKWFDPAKGYGFVVSDEGGPDILLHVNVLRNFGQSSVADGARIEIVTHQTGRGVQAVEVLSIMPPERDDTPVLSDFAELDMDSLQSEPLEPARVKWFDKGKGFGFANVFGRGEDVFLHVEVLRQSGLADLQPGEALAMRVIDGKRGRMAVEVLAWEAALMPGSAD; from the coding sequence GTGGCAGAAGATCTCAGCAGCTTGCAGCAGGTTCAGGGGCTGGTGAAGTGGTTCGACCCGGCTAAAGGTTACGGGTTTGTCGTATCTGACGAGGGCGGCCCGGACATTCTTCTCCACGTTAATGTGCTGCGTAATTTCGGGCAAAGCTCTGTTGCGGACGGGGCCCGGATTGAGATTGTCACGCATCAGACCGGCCGCGGCGTGCAGGCGGTTGAGGTGCTGTCCATCATGCCGCCCGAACGCGACGACACCCCGGTGCTGAGCGATTTTGCCGAGCTGGACATGGACAGCCTGCAAAGCGAGCCGCTGGAGCCGGCGCGGGTCAAGTGGTTCGACAAGGGCAAGGGCTTCGGTTTTGCCAATGTGTTCGGCCGCGGCGAGGATGTGTTCCTGCACGTAGAGGTTTTGCGCCAGTCGGGCCTTGCCGACCTGCAGCCCGGCGAAGCGCTGGCGATGCGGGTGATCGACGGCAAGCGCGGCCGCATGGCGGTTGAAGTGCTGGCCTGGGAGGCCGCGCTGATGCCCGGCAGCGCGGACTGA
- the pdxH gene encoding pyridoxamine 5'-phosphate oxidase: MSDRSGIFAGEDPFAIARAWLAEAEQTEANDPNAIALATVDSAGMPNTRMVLLKDIEDGAFVFYTNYESAKAQELEQAGKAAFVMHWKSLRRQIRVRGTISREDGPQADEYYKSRSLKSRLGAWASKQSQPLDSRGALMAEVAKVTAAKGPNPPRPPFWGGYRLTPVEIEFWADGAFRLHDRFRWRRKESAGEWEILRLNP; the protein is encoded by the coding sequence ATGTCTGACCGATCTGGAATTTTTGCAGGCGAGGATCCGTTTGCCATTGCCCGCGCCTGGCTGGCAGAGGCGGAGCAGACCGAAGCCAATGATCCCAATGCCATTGCGCTGGCCACGGTCGACAGCGCGGGGATGCCGAATACCCGGATGGTTCTGCTGAAGGACATCGAGGACGGCGCTTTTGTGTTTTACACCAACTACGAAAGCGCCAAGGCGCAGGAACTGGAACAGGCCGGCAAGGCGGCCTTTGTGATGCACTGGAAATCGCTGCGCCGCCAGATCCGCGTGCGCGGCACGATCAGCCGCGAGGACGGCCCGCAGGCAGATGAATACTACAAGTCCCGCTCGCTCAAGAGCCGACTGGGCGCCTGGGCCTCGAAGCAGTCGCAGCCGCTGGACAGCCGCGGCGCCCTGATGGCGGAAGTGGCAAAGGTGACGGCCGCCAAGGGCCCGAACCCGCCGCGGCCGCCGTTCTGGGGCGGTTACCGGCTGACGCCGGTGGAAATCGAATTCTGGGCAGATGGCGCATTCCGGCTGCATGACCGCTTCCGGTGGCGCCGTAAGGAAAGCGCCGGAGAGTGGGAAATTCTCCGACTTAACCCTTGA
- the fabI gene encoding enoyl-ACP reductase FabI: MSSQLMAGKRGLIMGLANDKSIAWGIAKACADAGAELAFSYQGEALKKRVGPLAEQLGSDIVLPCDVSDEASIDGLFAELEAKWGKLDFVVHAIGFSDKNELRGRYVDTSRGNFQMTMDISVFSFTAVAKRAEKLMSEGGSLLTLTYYGAEQVMPHYNVMGVAKAALEASVKYLAEDLGKDGIRVNAISAGPIKTLAASGIGDFRYIMKWNEYNSPLRRNVTIGDVGNSALYLLSDLSSGVTGENLHVDAGYHVVGMKAVDAPDISK, translated from the coding sequence ATGTCTAGTCAACTGATGGCCGGTAAGCGCGGCCTCATCATGGGCCTGGCCAACGACAAATCCATTGCTTGGGGGATCGCCAAGGCCTGCGCCGATGCCGGCGCCGAGCTTGCCTTTTCCTATCAGGGCGAAGCGCTGAAGAAGCGTGTCGGCCCGCTGGCCGAACAGCTGGGCAGCGATATCGTCCTGCCGTGCGATGTGTCGGACGAGGCCTCGATCGACGGCCTGTTCGCCGAGCTGGAAGCCAAATGGGGCAAGCTGGACTTCGTCGTTCACGCCATCGGCTTTTCCGACAAGAACGAGCTGCGCGGCCGCTATGTCGACACCAGCCGCGGCAATTTCCAGATGACCATGGACATCTCGGTCTTTTCCTTCACCGCGGTTGCGAAACGCGCCGAGAAGCTGATGAGCGAAGGCGGCTCGCTGCTGACCCTGACCTACTACGGTGCTGAGCAGGTTATGCCTCACTATAATGTGATGGGTGTGGCCAAGGCCGCGCTGGAGGCTTCGGTGAAATACCTGGCCGAGGATCTGGGCAAGGACGGCATCCGCGTCAACGCGATCTCTGCCGGCCCGATCAAGACCCTGGCTGCGTCTGGCATCGGCGATTTCCGCTACATCATGAAGTGGAACGAGTACAACTCGCCGCTGCGCCGCAATGTGACCATCGGCGATGTCGGCAACTCGGCGCTTTACCTGCTGTCCGACCTCAGCTCCGGCGTGACCGGCGAGAACCTGCACGTCGATGCCGGCTATCATGTGGTGGGCATGAAGGCGGTGGATGCACCGGACATTTCGAAGTAA
- the gpt gene encoding xanthine phosphoribosyltransferase: MTDRLPHEKGFHISWDQIHRDSRALAWRLDGQGPDGGAWRAVVAITRGGMAPAMIVSRELDIRTVDTISVRSYHHQAQGEAEVLKAPDVSLMGDGEGVLIIDDLVDSGKTLELVREMYPKAHFATVYAKPKGRPMVDTFITEVSQDTWIFFPWDMALQYVEPYRGKD; the protein is encoded by the coding sequence ATGACTGACCGTTTGCCGCACGAAAAAGGCTTTCACATCAGCTGGGATCAAATCCACCGCGACAGCCGCGCGCTGGCCTGGCGCCTGGACGGGCAAGGCCCCGACGGCGGCGCATGGCGTGCCGTGGTGGCGATCACCCGCGGCGGCATGGCGCCGGCCATGATCGTCAGCCGCGAGCTGGACATCCGCACCGTCGACACCATCTCGGTGCGCTCCTATCACCATCAGGCCCAGGGTGAGGCCGAGGTGCTGAAAGCCCCGGATGTGAGCCTGATGGGCGACGGCGAGGGCGTGCTGATCATCGACGACCTGGTCGACAGCGGCAAAACCCTGGAACTGGTCCGCGAGATGTACCCCAAGGCGCATTTCGCAACCGTCTATGCCAAGCCCAAGGGCCGCCCGATGGTGGACACCTTCATCACCGAGGTGAGCCAGGACACCTGGATCTTCTTTCCGTGGGACATGGCGCTGCAGTATGTGGAGCCTTACCGCGGCAAGGACTGA